One genomic region from Nostoc sp. UHCC 0926 encodes:
- the holA gene encoding DNA polymerase III subunit delta, with product MIVLLTGDDQHAIQEQLNQYKAEIDAQWLTLCYHRFPADHLDRAISVARTCSLTGGKKLVIVENCHLKQWGDTELETLQQLVQVPEFTILVFVATTIDKRLKIYKHIVKYAKLFEFPLIPPWRSDLIEKAIATQAKKIKLVLSKGAVEYLAEAIGNDMTHAATELRKLYIYGKGRQLELAEVKELVPCQTQNSLQLASAIRQGESNQVLHLLDDLLSRSEPLMVIIATLLTQFRTWLWVKSAIVSGVKKDSELAQLCNISNPNRIYYLRQEVANTSINALAKAVTMMLDLELSIKRGAEAKNLLPTILSLSSKFQLTPTM from the coding sequence ATGATTGTCTTGCTCACAGGTGACGACCAACACGCCATCCAGGAACAGCTAAACCAATACAAAGCAGAGATTGATGCTCAATGGCTCACACTTTGCTATCACAGATTTCCAGCCGATCACCTTGACCGAGCTATCAGCGTAGCTCGCACTTGTTCCCTGACAGGTGGTAAAAAACTGGTGATTGTGGAAAATTGCCACCTCAAGCAGTGGGGTGATACTGAGTTAGAAACCTTACAGCAGCTTGTTCAAGTGCCTGAATTTACAATTTTGGTGTTTGTCGCCACCACTATAGATAAGCGGCTAAAGATTTACAAACATATTGTCAAGTATGCCAAGTTGTTTGAGTTTCCATTGATACCACCTTGGCGTAGTGATTTGATCGAAAAAGCGATCGCTACTCAGGCGAAAAAAATCAAGCTGGTGCTGTCAAAGGGTGCAGTGGAATATCTAGCAGAAGCAATTGGTAACGACATGACCCATGCAGCCACAGAGTTACGCAAACTGTATATTTATGGTAAGGGCAGACAACTTGAGCTTGCAGAAGTAAAAGAGTTAGTGCCATGTCAGACTCAGAATAGCCTACAACTGGCATCTGCTATTCGCCAAGGAGAAAGTAATCAGGTTTTGCACCTGCTGGATGATTTACTGTCACGCTCGGAACCATTAATGGTGATTATTGCTACTCTCCTAACGCAGTTTAGAACTTGGCTGTGGGTTAAATCTGCGATTGTTTCTGGAGTTAAGAAAGATAGTGAATTAGCTCAACTATGCAATATCAGCAATCCTAATCGCATTTACTATTTGCGTCAGGAGGTAGCAAATACAAGCATCAACGCTTTAGCTAAAGCAGTAACTATGATGCTGGATTTGGAGTTGTCTATTAAGAGAGGTGCTGAAGCGAAGAATTTATTACCAACAATTCTTAGTCTTAGTAGTAAATTCCAGTTAACTCCAACAATGTAA
- a CDS encoding AAA family ATPase → MEYYANSLQHILAELERIDLLIQVQLQRLQHNQSTDTAFQGLYISENELEELLAKPIGQPRWATATTPFTDDEVQAVFEELSTNIRERKAASIQQGITLRLEELARSFHLSAIDINILLICFAPELDLRYESLYSYLQSDVTKKRPSVDLVLNLLCPSLEAKIAARQRFIPSAPLIKHNLLNLGDDPSAQQPPLLSKYLKISERIVNYLLNIDEIDSKISIYTKYKLPRVKLEELLLPTEIKQRLRLLTQEQQALTDGCIFYFQGTYGVGKQATAEALCREVDMGLLIVDGERLLNAEAVAFETAISLVCREARLQGAALYWKGFDRLLEDDKQARLESLIQQLEEASLLTFLAGEVTWEPVDALQDIPFLRVEFSTPTNAERVQLWQKSLKGETGYGSETDLNILASKFRFSGGQIEDATATARNIAHWRDPQQQKLTMADIYAGCRLQSNRKLSNLATKINPHYNWSDIILPSEQMQMLREICNSVKYRTLIYDEWGFDGKLALGKGVNVFFAGLPGTGKTMSAGIIAGELGLALYKIDLSSVVSKYIGETEKNLSSIFDEAQTSNAILFFDEADALFGKRSEVRDSHDRYANIEVSYLLQRMEEYQGVVILATNLRKNMDDAFVRRMHFSIEFPFPNKKERRRIWEQIFPKTTPRSPDLDLDFMAQRFEIAGGNIRNIALASAFLAADDGGGIGMNHLISATRREYQKMGKIVSQGEFGEYERLG, encoded by the coding sequence ATGGAATATTACGCTAACTCACTACAACATATTTTGGCAGAACTCGAACGGATTGATTTGCTGATTCAAGTCCAGCTTCAACGCTTACAGCATAACCAATCAACCGATACAGCATTCCAAGGACTTTATATATCTGAAAACGAGCTAGAGGAATTACTCGCAAAACCAATCGGTCAGCCGCGTTGGGCAACAGCAACTACTCCTTTCACTGACGATGAAGTTCAAGCTGTCTTTGAGGAACTATCTACAAATATTCGAGAGCGCAAAGCAGCTAGTATCCAACAAGGTATTACTCTACGCTTAGAGGAATTAGCCCGCAGTTTTCATCTTAGCGCTATTGATATTAACATCCTCCTGATTTGTTTTGCCCCAGAACTAGATTTACGTTACGAAAGCCTTTACTCTTATCTGCAAAGTGATGTCACCAAAAAGCGTCCCAGCGTCGATTTAGTATTGAATTTACTGTGTCCTTCCTTAGAAGCCAAAATAGCGGCACGCCAGCGTTTTATTCCCAGTGCCCCTCTAATAAAACATAACTTACTAAATTTAGGCGATGACCCATCCGCACAGCAACCACCACTTTTAAGTAAGTATCTCAAAATCAGCGAGCGAATAGTCAATTACCTACTTAACATTGACGAAATTGACTCCAAAATCAGTATTTATACTAAATATAAGTTACCGCGAGTCAAGTTAGAAGAACTGTTATTACCAACTGAGATAAAGCAACGCTTGCGGCTATTAACTCAAGAACAACAAGCTCTAACAGACGGATGTATATTCTATTTCCAAGGAACCTACGGTGTAGGCAAGCAAGCAACTGCGGAGGCGCTGTGCCGGGAAGTTGATATGGGGTTGTTGATTGTCGATGGAGAACGGTTGTTAAACGCGGAAGCTGTAGCATTTGAGACAGCCATAAGTTTGGTTTGTCGTGAGGCTCGTTTGCAAGGAGCGGCTCTCTACTGGAAAGGCTTTGACCGTTTGTTGGAAGATGATAAACAGGCGCGATTGGAATCACTCATACAACAGTTGGAAGAAGCCAGCTTACTGACTTTTCTCGCCGGAGAAGTTACCTGGGAACCAGTAGATGCCTTACAAGATATTCCCTTTTTGCGAGTTGAATTTTCCACCCCGACCAATGCCGAACGGGTGCAACTGTGGCAAAAGAGCCTCAAAGGTGAAACAGGTTACGGCTCTGAAACAGACTTAAATATCTTAGCCAGTAAATTCCGCTTCAGTGGCGGTCAAATCGAAGACGCAACAGCTACTGCTAGGAATATAGCCCATTGGCGCGATCCACAGCAGCAAAAGTTGACAATGGCAGATATTTATGCTGGCTGTCGTTTGCAGTCTAACCGTAAATTGAGCAATCTAGCCACTAAAATCAACCCACATTACAACTGGAGCGACATAATTCTGCCTTCAGAACAGATGCAGATGCTACGAGAAATCTGTAATTCCGTCAAGTACCGCACTTTAATTTACGATGAATGGGGCTTCGATGGCAAACTAGCTTTGGGTAAGGGAGTAAACGTTTTCTTCGCCGGACTTCCTGGCACAGGCAAAACTATGTCTGCTGGTATTATTGCTGGAGAATTAGGCTTGGCTCTTTACAAAATAGATTTATCGAGCGTAGTTAGCAAGTATATTGGCGAAACCGAAAAAAATCTGTCTAGTATTTTTGACGAAGCTCAAACTAGCAACGCCATCCTGTTTTTCGATGAAGCCGACGCGCTCTTTGGTAAACGTAGCGAAGTCAGAGACTCCCACGATCGCTACGCCAACATCGAAGTTAGCTATTTATTGCAGAGGATGGAAGAATATCAGGGAGTTGTGATTTTGGCAACAAACTTACGCAAAAATATGGACGATGCCTTCGTCAGACGGATGCACTTTAGTATAGAATTTCCTTTCCCCAACAAAAAAGAGCGCCGCCGCATCTGGGAGCAAATCTTCCCCAAAACTACTCCCCGCAGCCCAGATTTGGATTTAGATTTCATGGCACAACGCTTCGAGATTGCTGGAGGTAACATTCGCAACATCGCCCTAGCATCTGCCTTCCTCGCAGCAGATGATGGCGGAGGGATCGGCATGAATCACCTAATCTCGGCTACGCGGCGGGAGTACCAAAAAATGGGTAAGATAGTTTCACAAGGAGAGTTTGGCGAGTATGAGCGGTTAGGTTGA